One window of Erinaceus europaeus chromosome 6, mEriEur2.1, whole genome shotgun sequence genomic DNA carries:
- the LOC103116057 gene encoding patched domain-containing protein 3 has product MSLSRLKVAPGERSPDGEAESEQRESEAPPEPEPEPEPEVPQSLSQLGSGLEAEEGGSDEAHLPASPPEEEPELPPPPTLLCRTDCLEAPLSRGFEKLGWAVGAHPWLFLLLSLLLTTALGSGFVYLPLGEEEDLEELYTPVGSPAKAERSLVQGHFSTNDSYRFSYSRQSKEVNFVSILVISNTDTVLDPVILSEIRGVDDAMQALVVTLDNGTQISYQEVCAVAQGSCVSPSTILSAWKANTNLDLKSLTYPIHNQSGQLMYLAGYFGGNTLGQSFGMNRLLLKAKAMRLTYFLKTENQVDDARSKLWLAELLAQFNNITSRLALKNIQMVHFTSLSRKLEFESTSRTVIPLFHLAYTLMVLFAVVSCYRVNCIQNKMWVAAFGVISVALAVVSGFGLMLYTGVPFVLIVANSPFLILGVGVDDMFIMISAWQKTSLVHNIEKRMASVYSKVAVSITITTITNVLAFYTGIMTSFKAVQYFCIYTGTTLIFCYLYNITCFGAVMALDGKREEMCLQWVNKSEEDPNQRCPSLKRLCCFPPGSLDEDNVDIEVHPMNLFFRDYFGPLLIQRWSKIVVVILYIVYMICSIYGCFQVEEGLDLRNLASDDSYITPYFNVDEEYFSHYGPRVMVIFNETIDYWDKESRAQVEKCLKYFENNVFVDKNLTEFWLQGYMQYLEANKLNVNDKNVFLNNIDNFFKVVPNFMYDINRKSHKITSSRAFIQVTGVSSSTNKKHMLSQFRSIAKSCDLSLVVYNQAFIYYDQYAAIVENTVRNVFIASAIMFIVSLFLIPHPLCSLWVTFAIASVIVGVTGFMAFWRVNLDSISMINLVICIGFSFDFSAHVSYAFVSSSMPSANQKSIEALYLLGYPVLQSALSTMLGVCVLSLAKAYIFRTFFKIMFLVMLFGAAHGLVFIPVFLTFF; this is encoded by the exons ATGAGTCTCAGTCGCCTTAAAGTGGCTCCAGGGGAGCGCTCGCCCGACGGAGAGGCGGAATCGGAGCAGCGGGAGTCGGAGGCCCCGCCAGAGcccgagccggagccggagcccgaGGTCCCCCAGTCGCTCTCGCAACTCGGCTCGGGACTGGAAGCCGAGGAGGGCGGGTCGGACGAGGCTCATCTTCCAGCCTCCCCGCCCGAGGAGGAGCCCGAGCTGCCCCCGCCGCCCACGCTGCTCTGCCGCACCGACTGCCTGGAGGCGCCGCTGTCCCGCGGCTTCGAGAAGCTGGGCTGGGCGGTGGGCGCGCACCCCTGGCTCTTCCTGCTGCTGTCCCTGCTGCTGACGACTGCGCTGGGCTCGGGCTTCGTGTACCTGCCCCTGGGCgaggaggaggacctggaggAGCTGTACACGCCGGTGGGCAGCCCCGCCAAGGCCGAGCGGAGCCTGGTGCAGGGCCACTTCTCCACCAACGACTCTTACCGCTTCTCCTACTCCAGGCAGAGCAAAGAGGTCAACTTCGTGTCCATCCTGGTCATCTCCAACACCGATACGGTGCTGGACCCGGTCATCTTGTCAGAAATCAGAGGCGTGGACGACGCGATGCAGGCCCTAGTAGTGACCCTGGACAACGGGACCCAGATCTCCTACCAGGAGGTGTGCGCCGTGGCCCAGGGCAGCTGTGTGTCCCCCAGCACCATCCTGTCCGCCTGGAAGGCCAACACCAACCTGGACCTCAAGAGTCTCACCTATCCCATCCACAACCAGTCGGGCCAGCTCATGTATCTGGCCGGCTATTTTGGAGGCAACACCTTAGGCCAGAGCTTCGGGATGAACcggctgctcctgaaggccaaagCCATGAGGCTGACTTACTTCTTGAAAACCGAGAACCAAGTGGACGATGCGCGGAGCAAGCTGTGGCTGGCTGAGCTCCTGGCCCAGTTTAACAACATAACCAGTCGTCTGGCCTTGAAGAATATCCAG ATGGTTCACTTCACATCCCTTTCTAGAAAATTGGAATTTGAGTCAACATCTAGAACAGTGATTCCTTTGTTTCACTTGGCTTACACTCTCATGGTACTGTTTGCAGTCGTATCCTGCTACAG GGTTAACTGTATACAAAACAAAATGTGGGTTGCAGCCTTTGGAGTGATTTCTGTTGCCCTGGCAGTGGTGAGTGGCTTTGGTCTGATGTTGTACACTGGGGTGCCATTTGTGCTCATAGTTGCAAATTCACCATTTCTTATCCTAG GTGTTGGAGTTGATGACATGTTTATCATGATTTCTGCCTGGCAGAAGACCAGCCTTGTGCATAACATAGAAAAACGAATGGCCAGTGTCTATTCAAAGGTGGCGGTGTCCATTAcgatcaccaccatcaccaacgTCCTGGCTTTCTATACAGGGATTATGACCTCTTTCAAGGCTGTACAGTACTTTTGCATCTATACAGGAACAACCTTGATCTTCTGTTACTTGTATAACATCACCTGTTTTGGAGCAGTTATGGCCCTAGATGGCAAAAGAGAAGAAATGTGTCTACAGTGGGTGAACAAATCAGAAGAAGATCCTAACCAGAGGTGTCCCTCGTTAAAAAGGCTGTGCTGTTTCCCACCGGGTTCTCTGGATGAAGACAATGTCGACATTGAAGTCCACCCAATGAATTTGTTCTTTCGAGATTATTTTGGCCCTTTACTCATCCAACGTTGGTCCAAGATTGTCGTGGTGATTTTGTACATTGTGTATATGATATGCAGCATATACGGGTGTTTCCAAGTAGAGGAGGGGTTAGACCTTCGAAACTTGGCAAGTGATGATTCCTACATCACCCCTTATTTTAACGTAGATGAAGAGTATTTTTCACATTATGGTCCCAGGGTTATGGTTATTTTTAATGAAACTATTGACTACTGGGATAAGGAGAGTAGGGCACAAGTGGAAAAATGTCTGAAATATTTTGAAAACAATGTCTTTGTAGATAAAAATCTTACAGAGTTTTGGTTACAAGGATATATGCAATATCTGGAAGCCAATAAACTAAATGTAAATGACaagaatgtatttttaaataatattgacaatttttttaaagttgttccAAATTTTATGTATGACATTAATAGAAAATCACATAAAATCACTTCTTCCCGTGCCTTCATTCAGGTCACAGGTGTTTCTTCCTCAACCAATAAGAAGCACATGTTATCCCAGTTTCGAAGCATAGCCAAAAGCTgtgatctttccctagtagtgtataACCAGGCCTTCATTTATTATGACCAATATGCTGCAATTGTAGAAAACACTGTGCGAAACGTGTTCATTGCTTCAGCAATTATGTTCATTGTTTCCTTGTTTCTAATTCCTCACCCACTGTGCTCCCTGTGGGTGACTTTCGCTATTGCTTCAGTGATCGTAGGCGTGACTGGTTTCATGGCGTTCTGGCGTGTCAATCTTGATTCCATATCCATGATCAACCTTGTCATTTGTATCGggttttcttttgatttctcgGCACATGTGTCCTATGCATTTGTCTCCAGTTCTATGCCCTCAGCAAACCAAAAATCAATCGAGGCATTGTATTTGCTGGGCTACCCCGTGTTACAGAGTGCGCTTTCAACAatgctaggtgtgtgtgtgttatctttgGCTAAAGCTTACATCTTCAGGACATTTTTTAAGATTATGTTTCTTGTTATGCTATTTGGGGCTGCTCATGGCCTAGTTTTTATTCCGGTATTCTTAACctttttttga